In Miscanthus floridulus cultivar M001 chromosome 8, ASM1932011v1, whole genome shotgun sequence, the sequence CCCCACTGCGCGGTCGCGCCCGTCAGGTGCTTGACAGAATGCCGTTTCAGCCCTAGCGCCGCCGCGCACGTCTGACAGATGCAGGGTTCCCTCGGCGTCCGATCCAGAGCGCCGAGCGCGTCACTGCGTGTTCTCTTCCCGCGGCAGCTAACCGCGAGGGCGAGATGGCTgcagggcggcggcgggcggacAGGGGcttcggaggaggacgaggcggcgGTCCCGTACGTCGACGTGCCTCGGCCGGGCAGGAAGTGGGAGCGGAAGCCGTACGTGACGCCGATGAAAGTGCTCATCCGGCGGGCCAAGGAGGAGAGGCAGGCCCGCCGGGAGAACCCGTGCCGCGTGCTCGAGCACCCGCCCGACAACGGCCTTGTCGTGCCGCACCTCGTCGACGTCGCCCGCCGCGTGCACGCCGCGAGGGAGGGGCTCCTCGGCGGCCTGACCAGGCTCGTCGAGGGCGAGGGCGCCATCCCGGTGAAGCGATGCAGGTGAGGGACACTCTGCTCGGAAGCGCCATGGCTCACGAAATCAGTCAGCAGTGATGGAATTATGGCATGATGAATGAAATAATGCTGTTGCCAGGTTTTGCCCGGAGGTGCACATCGGCCGCGTTGGGCACGAGATCAGGACGTGCGAGGGGCGTAACAGCGGCGCGAGGAACTCCCTGCACGTGTGGCGGCCGGGGACCGTGCGGGACGTCGTCGGCTTCCCCTACTGCTACCACCTGTTCGACCGCGTCGGGAAGCCCAGAGTCGTGCACAAGGAGAAGTACGACGTGCCGAGGCTCCCAGCGATCCTGGAGCTCTGCATCCAGGCCGGCGTCGACGTCCAGCGCTACCCGACCAAGCGGCGCACCAGGCCAGTCTACTCCATTGAAGGCAGGATCGTGGACTTTGAGCCGGACGACGAAGCAGCTGGGACGTTACCTGAACCGCCAGCGTGCACACCATCGTTGTCCACAGCTGCGCCAACCATAATAAGTTCAACTTCTCCTGATGTTAGcgaagaagaggaaaaggaggAGATCACCGTGACTGAGCTTGCGTCGAGGACACTGCAATCGTGGCTGGACATGAGGTCCGGCGCGGCGAGGCTGATGAAGAAGTATAGCGTGCACACCTGCGGCTACTGCCCTGAAGTGCAGGTCGGTCCCAAGGGGCACAAGGTGCGGATGTGCAGGGCCACCAAGCACCAGCAGCGGGACGGACAGCACGCGTGGCAGGAGGCCACGGTGGACGACCTCGTCCCGCCCAACTACGTGTGGCACGTCGTGGACCCCGCCGGCGACGAGGCACCGCCATTGGCCAACGAGCTCAAGCGGTACTACGGCAAGGCCCCTGCGGTGGTGGAGCTGTGCGTGCAGGCTGGCGCGCCCGTGCCCGCGGAGTACCGGAGCATGATGCGGCTCGACGTCGTGCCGCCAGCGCGCGACGAGTACGACCTCGTCGCTTGAGGCTGTCGCGCGTTGTGTGGCCTTGTTCGTTTCGTTGATTGCGGATGATCTGATCTCCCGTGTGCTTGAAATGTGAGAAGTCCGGCCGGGTTTGAATTGTGAGAATGAGGGGTTGTTGTATTGTGTGTCAAACGAACAgtttgcatatgtatttagatgAACGCTGTCACGATGCAGAACAAATTTCTTGATGCTTTCCTGACACTCTTGGGCACAGTGACGaatccagaaaaaaatttaggggctgaacaaaagaatatagacttttttatcttctcttaaccttagcccctcctacctaatacatgtatgcataaaattttaagagatgGCTTAGGGAAACTTCAAGTGCTCAGGATCGGtagggggctgaagcccccctagccccaccgctggattCGTCCATGCTTGGGCAGCTTACTCTTCGATGCGGCTGTAATTGTAACTTGCTTCCTGTTTGTTGCTGATGAGGCTGCTCAAATGGCCATTTTTTGAAAAGAGAAAAATTCATGGACGGTCCTTGAACTTGTCGTGGGATGTCATCCAGCTTCCTATACTATTAAAGTGCTATTTCTGGGTCCATGAACTTGGCTTCGGGTCTCATCTAGGTCTAAACAGGTTCTAGTCTGCTCTGGATGTTGATGTGGCACGCCGCATGTGGGGCCCACATATTAGGTGGaatatattaattttttttgttcttgTCATTTTTTCTCCTCCTCGCAGCTTGCGCCGTAGAGAGAAAGAACGAGAGCGGACAACTGTCTATGGGGCGTGGACCGAGGACGCCTGCGCTGGGCACACAGAACGGCATTGGCCAAGCTTGGACCATGCCGGTCCAAGGGTTGATGCTAGGGGCCCAGGCGGGCGGGCCATGGGGCGCGGAGAAGGAACCGCGGGGCGGTTGGTTGTAGCCGCgaccttgtgtggttttggtaattgagtgacaattctaggtggactaattgtgtttatgtgagatacacaggtgattagtccacaagtacatgtgtgtgagcaacatatgccgtgaaggtgaaaatggttggagatgttgcaaagctcacacatgtaatgatgaaggaacttattgcacatgagacatgacattgagtcatgtgatcaaggtggagaagatcaagacaagacttggcttgatagaccggttgcaagcgtgaaggacaagtcggaggttttggagcgatggaccgcatggcggtgaagcttgagcaagacttggcgtcgatggacgaaggcaacggtgaaaagcaagtgaagtcaagatcgatgaaccaatatgatcacgtgatgatatgaagtggatcatatcattgttgatcatgttggtgcatgtgttgcattgacattggaggagatggaatggaatgcgcaaggcaaaggtataacatatggcatttcatttcaccggtcataggtgtgtagagaagttgatgaccaggtttaggacagatagtcgtactatcaaaaggggcaaacttgtttgcatatcggtcatctagtgccactcgagtgatctaactttgcatcatcgctaggatcgagtggcgtggcaagttgagtgactaatc encodes:
- the LOC136473886 gene encoding APO protein 3, mitochondrial-like encodes the protein MQGSLGVRSRAPSASLRVLFPRQLTARARWLQGGGGRTGASEEDEAAVPYVDVPRPGRKWERKPYVTPMKVLIRRAKEERQARRENPCRVLEHPPDNGLVVPHLVDVARRVHAAREGLLGGLTRLVEGEGAIPVKRCRFCPEVHIGRVGHEIRTCEGRNSGARNSLHVWRPGTVRDVVGFPYCYHLFDRVGKPRVVHKEKYDVPRLPAILELCIQAGVDVQRYPTKRRTRPVYSIEGRIVDFEPDDEAAGTLPEPPACTPSLSTAAPTIISSTSPDVSEEEEKEEITVTELASRTLQSWLDMRSGAARLMKKYSVHTCGYCPEVQVGPKGHKVRMCRATKHQQRDGQHAWQEATVDDLVPPNYVWHVVDPAGDEAPPLANELKRYYGKAPAVVELCVQAGAPVPAEYRSMMRLDVVPPARDEYDLVA